In the Ictalurus punctatus breed USDA103 chromosome 7, Coco_2.0, whole genome shotgun sequence genome, one interval contains:
- the LOC108267983 gene encoding butyrophilin subfamily 1 member A1 isoform X2 → MFLYVTLLTLYNFMESQSESFMVVGPEAPLIAVAGEDLVLPCFIKSNTSAVDMTVKWNKLYVKDSLVHLYRDHKDSNEDQAHSYRQRTSLFKEELQKGNTSLKLSALRVSDEGAYKCHVEHKSNSDDIIVNVIVEAQGSNPVITMESYDRSGGINLVCESRGWNPEPEVLWMNRDGDPLPAGDTQIHRDTEGFSVKHRITVYDYSDSNKFYCRLLQKHHMMETEVIINSKVFDAWKCIVGISVSACLLAVGLIVTAVICHKKEMQKQYRERQIQMLEAERKIQRLEAEMEKERQYAELQRQSVECVDVTLDPDTAHANLILSDDGKQVTHGYTEQDLPDTPQRFTKYVNVLGKQSFSSGRFYYEVQVSGKTEWTLGVARENIYRKGIILKPQNGFWTVKLRNENEYWARADPAVLLTLIEKVEKVGVFVDYEEGLVSFYDVKASFHIYSFTAQSFTGKLYPFFNPGLNEGGKNSAPLIISPVFNTE, encoded by the exons AAAGCTTCATGGTGGTTGGTCCAGAAGCACCTCTTATTGCTGTAGCTGGTGAAGACCTGGTTCTGCCCTGTTTTATCAAATCCAACACCAGTGCTGTGGACATGACAGTGAAGTGGAACAAGCTATATGTAAAGGACTCATTAGTGCATCTCTATAGGGATCATAAAGACAGTAATGAAGATCAGGCTCATTCCTACAGACAAAGAACATCACTGTTTAAAGAGGAGCTACAGAAAGGAAACACTTCACTCAAACTCTCCGCTCTCCGAGTCTCTGATGAAGGAGCTTACAAGTGTCATGTTGAGCACAAATCCAACTCCGATGACATCATTGTGAACGTCATTGTCGAGG CTCAGGGAAGCAACCCGGTGATCACGATGGAGAGTTATGATCGCTCAGGAGGGATTAATCTAGTGTGTGAGTCCAGAGGCTGGAACCCTGAACCTGAGGTTCTGTGGATGAACAGAGATGGAGACCCTCTACCTGCTGgagatacacagatacacagagacactGAGGGCTTCAGTGTGAAACACCGCATCACTGTTTATGATTATAGCGACTCCAACAAGTTTTACTGCAGACTTCTACAAAAACATCACATGATGGAGACAGAGGTTATCATTAATA GTAAAGTCTTTGATGCTTGGAAGTGTATTGTCGGCATTTCAGTTTCAGCATGTCTTCTTGCTGTTGGATTGATAGTAACTGCAGTTATTTGTCACAAGAAAG AGATGCAGAAGCAGTACAGAG AGAGGCAGATACAGATGCTTGAAGCCG AGAGGAAGATACAGAGGCTGGAAGCCG agatggagaaagagaggcagTATGCAG agctgCAGAGACAGAGCGTGGAATGCG tgGATGTGACTCTGGATCCTGATACAGCTCATGCCAATCTCATCCTGTCTGATGATGGAAAACAAGTGACACATGGATACACAGAGCAGGATCTCCCTGATACACCACAGAGGTTTactaaatatgtaaatgttctGGGAAAGCAGAGTTTCTCCTCAGGGAGATTTTATTATGAGGTGCAGGTCAGCGGGAAAACTGAGTGGACATTAGGAGTTGCGAGAGAGAACATTTACAGGAAGGGGATTATACTGAAACCTCAGAATGGATTCTGGACTGTAAAACTGAGGAATGAGAATGAGTACTGGGCTCGTGCTGATCCCGCTGTCCTCCTCACACTGATAGAGAAGGTGGAGAAGGTGGGAgtgtttgtggattatgagGAGGGTCTGGTCTCCTTTTATGATGTGAAGGCCAGCTTTCATATCTACTCTTTCACTGCTCAGTCTTTCACTGGGAAACTCTATCCCTTCTTCAATCCTGGTTTAAATGAAGGAGGTAaaaattcagcaccactgatCATCTCTCCTGTATTTAACACTGAATGA
- the LOC108267983 gene encoding butyrophilin subfamily 1 member A1 isoform X1 codes for MFLYVTLLTLYNFMESQSESFMVVGPEAPLIAVAGEDLVLPCFIKSNTSAVDMTVKWNKLYVKDSLVHLYRDHKDSNEDQAHSYRQRTSLFKEELQKGNTSLKLSALRVSDEGAYKCHVEHKSNSDDIIVNVIVEAQGSNPVITMESYDRSGGINLVCESRGWNPEPEVLWMNRDGDPLPAGDTQIHRDTEGFSVKHRITVYDYSDSNKFYCRLLQKHHMMETEVIINSKVFDAWKCIVGISVSACLLAVGLIVTAVICHKKEMQKQYRERQIQMLEAERKIQRLEAEMEKERQYAELQRQSVECDLVKKKQYEVDVTLDPDTAHANLILSDDGKQVTHGYTEQDLPDTPQRFTKYVNVLGKQSFSSGRFYYEVQVSGKTEWTLGVARENIYRKGIILKPQNGFWTVKLRNENEYWARADPAVLLTLIEKVEKVGVFVDYEEGLVSFYDVKASFHIYSFTAQSFTGKLYPFFNPGLNEGGKNSAPLIISPVFNTE; via the exons AAAGCTTCATGGTGGTTGGTCCAGAAGCACCTCTTATTGCTGTAGCTGGTGAAGACCTGGTTCTGCCCTGTTTTATCAAATCCAACACCAGTGCTGTGGACATGACAGTGAAGTGGAACAAGCTATATGTAAAGGACTCATTAGTGCATCTCTATAGGGATCATAAAGACAGTAATGAAGATCAGGCTCATTCCTACAGACAAAGAACATCACTGTTTAAAGAGGAGCTACAGAAAGGAAACACTTCACTCAAACTCTCCGCTCTCCGAGTCTCTGATGAAGGAGCTTACAAGTGTCATGTTGAGCACAAATCCAACTCCGATGACATCATTGTGAACGTCATTGTCGAGG CTCAGGGAAGCAACCCGGTGATCACGATGGAGAGTTATGATCGCTCAGGAGGGATTAATCTAGTGTGTGAGTCCAGAGGCTGGAACCCTGAACCTGAGGTTCTGTGGATGAACAGAGATGGAGACCCTCTACCTGCTGgagatacacagatacacagagacactGAGGGCTTCAGTGTGAAACACCGCATCACTGTTTATGATTATAGCGACTCCAACAAGTTTTACTGCAGACTTCTACAAAAACATCACATGATGGAGACAGAGGTTATCATTAATA GTAAAGTCTTTGATGCTTGGAAGTGTATTGTCGGCATTTCAGTTTCAGCATGTCTTCTTGCTGTTGGATTGATAGTAACTGCAGTTATTTGTCACAAGAAAG AGATGCAGAAGCAGTACAGAG AGAGGCAGATACAGATGCTTGAAGCCG AGAGGAAGATACAGAGGCTGGAAGCCG agatggagaaagagaggcagTATGCAG agctgCAGAGACAGAGCGTGGAATGCG ATTTAGTAAAGAAGAAGCAGTATGAAG tgGATGTGACTCTGGATCCTGATACAGCTCATGCCAATCTCATCCTGTCTGATGATGGAAAACAAGTGACACATGGATACACAGAGCAGGATCTCCCTGATACACCACAGAGGTTTactaaatatgtaaatgttctGGGAAAGCAGAGTTTCTCCTCAGGGAGATTTTATTATGAGGTGCAGGTCAGCGGGAAAACTGAGTGGACATTAGGAGTTGCGAGAGAGAACATTTACAGGAAGGGGATTATACTGAAACCTCAGAATGGATTCTGGACTGTAAAACTGAGGAATGAGAATGAGTACTGGGCTCGTGCTGATCCCGCTGTCCTCCTCACACTGATAGAGAAGGTGGAGAAGGTGGGAgtgtttgtggattatgagGAGGGTCTGGTCTCCTTTTATGATGTGAAGGCCAGCTTTCATATCTACTCTTTCACTGCTCAGTCTTTCACTGGGAAACTCTATCCCTTCTTCAATCCTGGTTTAAATGAAGGAGGTAaaaattcagcaccactgatCATCTCTCCTGTATTTAACACTGAATGA
- the LOC108267983 gene encoding butyrophilin subfamily 1 member A1 isoform X3, which translates to MVVGPEAPLIAVAGEDLVLPCFIKSNTSAVDMTVKWNKLYVKDSLVHLYRDHKDSNEDQAHSYRQRTSLFKEELQKGNTSLKLSALRVSDEGAYKCHVEHKSNSDDIIVNVIVEAQGSNPVITMESYDRSGGINLVCESRGWNPEPEVLWMNRDGDPLPAGDTQIHRDTEGFSVKHRITVYDYSDSNKFYCRLLQKHHMMETEVIINSKVFDAWKCIVGISVSACLLAVGLIVTAVICHKKEMQKQYRERQIQMLEAERKIQRLEAEMEKERQYAELQRQSVECDLVKKKQYEVDVTLDPDTAHANLILSDDGKQVTHGYTEQDLPDTPQRFTKYVNVLGKQSFSSGRFYYEVQVSGKTEWTLGVARENIYRKGIILKPQNGFWTVKLRNENEYWARADPAVLLTLIEKVEKVGVFVDYEEGLVSFYDVKASFHIYSFTAQSFTGKLYPFFNPGLNEGGKNSAPLIISPVFNTE; encoded by the exons ATGGTGGTTGGTCCAGAAGCACCTCTTATTGCTGTAGCTGGTGAAGACCTGGTTCTGCCCTGTTTTATCAAATCCAACACCAGTGCTGTGGACATGACAGTGAAGTGGAACAAGCTATATGTAAAGGACTCATTAGTGCATCTCTATAGGGATCATAAAGACAGTAATGAAGATCAGGCTCATTCCTACAGACAAAGAACATCACTGTTTAAAGAGGAGCTACAGAAAGGAAACACTTCACTCAAACTCTCCGCTCTCCGAGTCTCTGATGAAGGAGCTTACAAGTGTCATGTTGAGCACAAATCCAACTCCGATGACATCATTGTGAACGTCATTGTCGAGG CTCAGGGAAGCAACCCGGTGATCACGATGGAGAGTTATGATCGCTCAGGAGGGATTAATCTAGTGTGTGAGTCCAGAGGCTGGAACCCTGAACCTGAGGTTCTGTGGATGAACAGAGATGGAGACCCTCTACCTGCTGgagatacacagatacacagagacactGAGGGCTTCAGTGTGAAACACCGCATCACTGTTTATGATTATAGCGACTCCAACAAGTTTTACTGCAGACTTCTACAAAAACATCACATGATGGAGACAGAGGTTATCATTAATA GTAAAGTCTTTGATGCTTGGAAGTGTATTGTCGGCATTTCAGTTTCAGCATGTCTTCTTGCTGTTGGATTGATAGTAACTGCAGTTATTTGTCACAAGAAAG AGATGCAGAAGCAGTACAGAG AGAGGCAGATACAGATGCTTGAAGCCG AGAGGAAGATACAGAGGCTGGAAGCCG agatggagaaagagaggcagTATGCAG agctgCAGAGACAGAGCGTGGAATGCG ATTTAGTAAAGAAGAAGCAGTATGAAG tgGATGTGACTCTGGATCCTGATACAGCTCATGCCAATCTCATCCTGTCTGATGATGGAAAACAAGTGACACATGGATACACAGAGCAGGATCTCCCTGATACACCACAGAGGTTTactaaatatgtaaatgttctGGGAAAGCAGAGTTTCTCCTCAGGGAGATTTTATTATGAGGTGCAGGTCAGCGGGAAAACTGAGTGGACATTAGGAGTTGCGAGAGAGAACATTTACAGGAAGGGGATTATACTGAAACCTCAGAATGGATTCTGGACTGTAAAACTGAGGAATGAGAATGAGTACTGGGCTCGTGCTGATCCCGCTGTCCTCCTCACACTGATAGAGAAGGTGGAGAAGGTGGGAgtgtttgtggattatgagGAGGGTCTGGTCTCCTTTTATGATGTGAAGGCCAGCTTTCATATCTACTCTTTCACTGCTCAGTCTTTCACTGGGAAACTCTATCCCTTCTTCAATCCTGGTTTAAATGAAGGAGGTAaaaattcagcaccactgatCATCTCTCCTGTATTTAACACTGAATGA